A segment of the Candidatus Fusobacterium pullicola genome:
TGATAAGCAAAAGGAATACTTAATAAATCACTTTGAAGAGGATCTATCTCTATCGGAGATAGCCAAAAATAATGGTGTAAGTAGACAGGCTGTATATGATAATATCAAAAGAGGGATAAAACAACTGAGAGAATATGAAGAAAAACTAGGATTTCACAAAAGAGAAAAAAAATTATACAGTGAACTTTTAGAGTTGAAAGATAATTTTAAAATTGAAAAACTAGATGAGATAATAGAAAAGCTATTTTAGTTGAGGTGAATATGTTAGATAATTTAGGTTCTAGATTTCAGGAGATATTTAAAAAAGTTAGAGGACATGGAAAACTAAGTGAAAGTAATATAAAAGAAGCTCTTAGAGAGGTTAAAATGTCTCTTCTAGAAGCTGACGTTAACTACAAAGTTGTAAAAGATTTCACTGCAAAAATTCAAGAGAAAGCTATTGGAACAGATGTCCTAAAGGGAATAAATCCAAGTCAACAGTTTATAAAAATAGTAAATGATGAACTAGTAGAGCTTTTAGGTGGAACAAATGCTAGACTTACAAAGGGAGTTAGAAACCCCACTGTATTAATGTTAGCAGGATTACAGGGGGCAGGAAAAACAACTTTTGCAGCAAAGCTAGGAAATTACCTAAAAAAACAGGGTGAAAAGGTTTTAATGGTAGGAGCTGACGTATATAGACCAGCAGCTATTAAACAGTTACAAGTCTTAGGAGAGCAAACAGGAATAGAGGTTTACTCTGAAGAAAATCACCAAGATGCTGTAGGAATTTGTGAAAGAGGACTTGCAAAGGCTAAAGAATTAGGTTCTACTTATATGATAATAGATACTGCTGGTAGATTACATATAGATGAAAAGCTTATGGATGAGTTAAAGGAGATAAAGAGATTAACAAGACCACAAGAGATTCTATTAGTAGTAGATGCTATGATCGGACAAGATGCTGTAAACTTAGCAGAGTCATTTAATAATGTTCTTAATATAGATGGTGTAGTACTAACAAAACTAGATGGAGACACTAGAGGAGGAGCTGCTCTTTCAATAAAAGCAGTTGTAGGAAAACCTATAAAATTTGTAGGAGTTGGAGAGAAAATTGATGATATAGAACTTTTCCATCCAGAAAGACTTGTTTCAAGAATTTTAGGAATGGGAGATGTTGTATCACTAGTTGAGAAAGCTCAAAGTGCTATAAATGAAGAGGATGCTAAATCACTAGAGGAAAAGATAAGAACTCAAAAATTTGATTTAGACGATTTCTTAAAGCAATTACAAAATATTAAAAAACTAGGTTCATTAGGAAGTATCTTAAAAATGATACCTGGAATGGGACAGATTGGAGATTTAGCTCCTGCTGAAAAAGAGATGAAAAAGGTAGAGGCAATAATTCAATCGATGACAAAAGAGGAAAGAAAGAAACCAGAAATTCTTAAGGCAAGTAGAAAGCAGAGAATTGCTAAGGGAAGTGGAACAGAGGTAGCTGATGTAAATAGACTTCTAAAGCAATTTGAACAAATGAAAGCTATGATGAAGATGTTCAGTGGTGGAAAGATGCCATCATTACCTTCAATGGGTGGATTTAAAGGTGGAAAATTCCCATTTTAAAAAAGTAAATAAACAAAAGATTAAAATATAAATAATAATAAAAGGAGACGTGAAATTTATGTTAAAATTAAGATTAACTAGATTAGGAGACAAAAAAAGACCTTCTTATAGAATCGCAGCTATGGAAGCATTATCAAAAAGAGATGGTAAAGCAGTTGCTTACTTAGGAAACTACTTCCCATTAGAAGATTCTAGAGTAGTATTAAAAGAGGAAGAAATAGTAAAATTCTTATTAAATGGAGCTCAACCAACTAGAACTGTAAAATCAATATTAGTTAAAGCTGGAGTATGGGCAAAATTCGAAGAAGCTAAAAAAAGATAATTGATTTAGGTGCTTAGAAGACTGTTACAAAGGTAGCAGTCTTTTTTTCTTTGAAATGAAAATAAAAAAAGATGATAATTTTACATTAGAGGTGTGAAATGAAAAATATAGCCTAAATATAAAGGCTCTTTGTCAAATGGTGTTGGTAAAAAACAAATAAATTTTTATATAGCTCCAGTGGATTTTCCACTGGAGTTATTTTGTTACCAATAATTTATTAGCTATTAAAATTCTTGCTCTGAAGTGATAAAAACTTTTATAACCATAAGCACTTCTTTTTAATGTCTTTATTTTTCTATTGATTCCTTCTATTAATCCATTATTATAGTTATAATTTAAACTATTTTCAATATACTCTAAATATTTTT
Coding sequences within it:
- the ffh gene encoding signal recognition particle protein is translated as MLDNLGSRFQEIFKKVRGHGKLSESNIKEALREVKMSLLEADVNYKVVKDFTAKIQEKAIGTDVLKGINPSQQFIKIVNDELVELLGGTNARLTKGVRNPTVLMLAGLQGAGKTTFAAKLGNYLKKQGEKVLMVGADVYRPAAIKQLQVLGEQTGIEVYSEENHQDAVGICERGLAKAKELGSTYMIIDTAGRLHIDEKLMDELKEIKRLTRPQEILLVVDAMIGQDAVNLAESFNNVLNIDGVVLTKLDGDTRGGAALSIKAVVGKPIKFVGVGEKIDDIELFHPERLVSRILGMGDVVSLVEKAQSAINEEDAKSLEEKIRTQKFDLDDFLKQLQNIKKLGSLGSILKMIPGMGQIGDLAPAEKEMKKVEAIIQSMTKEERKKPEILKASRKQRIAKGSGTEVADVNRLLKQFEQMKAMMKMFSGGKMPSLPSMGGFKGGKFPF
- the rpsP gene encoding 30S ribosomal protein S16, coding for MLKLRLTRLGDKKRPSYRIAAMEALSKRDGKAVAYLGNYFPLEDSRVVLKEEEIVKFLLNGAQPTRTVKSILVKAGVWAKFEEAKKR